A window of Benincasa hispida cultivar B227 chromosome 9, ASM972705v1, whole genome shotgun sequence genomic DNA:
TTATTGTCAAATGTCGTATGTTGGTAGTTCAATGCGTGTTAATAGCCAAATACATACTTTTtgtatttgactatttatagttttggtaagtttgaaGGGGAGAGTTTGACTTTGGAATTTGGTAATATTTTATGCTTGAACTTAAAGTCTTGATTAACATCTTATTGGGAGAAAATTGATGTAAAAATCAGACAAATAATGAAAAGCGAGTGTAGATGAAAAAGATCTAATATAATTTACTTTAAAATTGGTATTGTCCATAATAACTTGTCTTCTTTCTTTAGCGAGTACATACTAGCTTAAAGGATTCTCCTACCACTCCTTTAAGTTATTTCAGGTAATACATCCACTTCTGGATACCTCGAGATATTAAACCACACCACTATGTCATTAATGCTAACAAATCCACATAGTGAAGAAAACAACACAACACACAAGAACCCAACCCACAAATATCCCATACAGCAAATCATTCTTTTGCATAACACCCCATGTAACAGTGTGGACGTTTTTCCCTATAACAATCACTTTGTCCATAATTATAACAGACAGTGGTCCCTTTCAATCACCGAACCCAATAATATTTGCCACAAGATGAATAATATGGAACTCAATACAACTACAAATAGAGTCATCACTATATTAGATAAGACTCCTATCACTTTATTAATGAGAATAAGCCTATATACGGGCAGAATTACatgagagaaaataattaattacaagCTAATTATTCTATTAACCAGTATTTTCAACACAAATTACTAGGGGTGTACATAGTATGGGTTGGACCGGGTCGGAAAATTTTTGTGGACCAACAAAAAAATTCTGGTTGGCtctattagttcttttttgaagggtcaacccaacccaacctaacccaacccaaaatttccgGGTTGGGTcaccgattttttttttttttaatttgactgttttttaacttatatatatatatgttcgGGTCGGGTCGGGTCCCCGACTTTGAAATGTAGTAACCCGAGACCCAAtccgaatttaatattttttaacatttttaacttAACCCAACCCAAGAATTAGGTAGTCGAGATTGATCGGGATACCGgatttttgaacacccctacaaATTACAAATGTCAAAGTATTAACCTCGATTAGTTGGTTTGACCACGGGTCAGGGAGCTGAGATATTATTGGTGTTTGCGCCCTCCTTATCCCATACGATAGAGGCGGGGTTGTGGGCAGTGAAGTGAAGTTCAGTCGGGCACGATGCTGTCGTTGCAACTTCCCACAGGCCTCCGCAGTTCATCACGCTTCTTTTCCCCAATTCCCCAGGCTCGTCGTCAATGTCTTCCTCTTCCCTCTTCCCCTTCCCTCACTGGTTTTCCCGACATGTCCACTCAGCCCTTGGAATCCATTGCAGCGGAGGCTTCCACATTCAACCAGTGGCAGAACAACAACGGCAACGTGGCCGACGATGATCACCAAGATAAGGACATTTCTAGAATTCCCGTGCCTAGACACAAACACATTCCAGTTTCTAAAGCCCAATTGTTGGATGCCATTGTTTCGACCTTCTTCAACTCCAACCATGGCGATGATCATCACGACGCTCAACATTTTTTGCTCATCTCCTCGTTAGTTCCATCACTCGCTCTCTCCATTTCCCTCCCGAAAATAGAACAAAACAAACTCACTTGACCGATTTTGCAGGTGCTTGGACTCTATTCTTCACGCTGAACACAAGAAAACTTTGGAAGAAATGCGGAATGATTATTCCCTTACTCAGTCGATGGAAAACGAGGATGCCTCTGGAGAGGTTTCTACTAATACTGATGGTCAGCTCGTTTCTAATGAGACAGAGGAGTCTATCACGGCCAAAGATGCCATAACTGGGATTGAAAGCATGGAGGACCTGGTGCAGAAGATTGGAGTTAGCAGTTCGATGCCTTTCGGATATAGTCTGGACTTCCGTAATCTCTTGAGTTCTCCGAAGCGTGGCATAAATAGTTACATCAACAGGGAGTCTTCGTAGGTTTTGGAGTCTTGTATTTCTTTGCATCGTTTTTCCAGTAGAAGTAAATAAACATACAAAGATCAATCATGCATGTGTCTATGATTAAAACAACCTAAAAACTTCAATTAAGTTGATCTCTATAGTTCTTTATTCATTTCATAAGGATACTGCATGAAACCTTTGCATACTGCCGCTATTTgcaattaaaaatgaaatgagtGCACTTTCACTCAATGGACAAATAGAAGGCGAGATTTGTACTCGTGGATTCCCTTTATGGTTGTTGATGTTCTAATGCTCAGATGGGCCAAGTTATAACAACTTGCATGAATCGGCCTATGCAATCCCTGTAGGATATACCATCTTTCTCGagttcatgtttcatgtttgtGACTCTGACGTCATATCATACATCagatatttaaaatgaaaagcTATTCTGATGAAATTAATCATTCCTGTACTCATGTAGCTCAAGTGAATTTAGCTAGGGACAATTTAGAGTTTTagtctttaaaataaaatgtaagaTAATTTGTGTAATGCTCATGTGGTTGTATATTCTCTCCTTTTTCTACAGCTAGACAGTTTCAACCTGGATCTGAATGAAATATTTCCCTCTTGTGTATTTTTGTTAGAGTAGCAGTTGCCACTCGTTTCCAGCGTTCTTTTATGAAACTTCTTAAAAATGCTCAatttgaagaactctcagccatggACCTGGTCTTGACATCAGCATTGAATACAGACTATCTGCTTACATTGCCAATATACGTTGACTGGAAGAGGGCATCTGAATCTAATGCAATTATTTTCAGGTTCTGCAATAGActatttctattttctttgtaAAGTTTGAGACATAATACTTATTGTTTATCTTAGGCATCTTATACGTTctaagttcttaaaaaattatgCCTTTTCTAGCGAgtttatttattgtatttgcTTGGCTTTGTTTATTCCTGATATTTAAACATGATGTGATACAATAATCACGTTTTATCTGGATCCATGATTAGAAGTCAGGAGTGCCGGGTATTTTTCTAACTTCTTGATTGTTGTTTTTTAAAACAGTACACATGACATGCCTATATCTGATAATTCTATCCCATCTCacactttttcctttttttaggaattttttcaaagtatttttcccaaaaaaaaaaaaagaaatgcatGTAGACTATAAAAGAATACTTGGCCAGTTGGTTGGGCATTAGTATTAGTATCAATACCCTACATGGCTATTTGTTATGAAAATATGGCGGTTGGATATATCACTGCTTCTCATCTAATTTGTTGAAGCAATGTCCTAGTCAATTATATATGGTTTCAGCATATATTTTCCTGTTCCAACATTGGGCAGGTTCCAATTGCGATTGTTTTCTTAACAGGCGAGGATATGCAACTGAGAGGCAGAGAGGCCTATTAATTGTTGATAAACTAGATTATATACAGTCTAGACTTCTACGTGGACTCTTTTCCATAATCTCAAAACCACTGGGGAGACTTGGTACTTGGTTTGCTGAGGTTGACCATTTTTGGATATTGGTTGCCAACTTTGATCCCCTTTTCTTAAACATCTAATGTGTCAATACTTCTGTAACTATGTTGAATTTCCAGCAATAGCATCATTTGTTGTCATTTTTGTCACGTTTCCTTTTTTCTTATCAACAGGTCGTTCTTGGTGCTCCACAGATGCAAGAAATACAAGAACGGGTTAAGAGGTTGAGGCTTTGGGTGAGGGAACTTCCTATATCACAGCAATTATTTCGTTATGATGAAGACGGTTCTGATGATCTACTGAGAGACAATCAGATTTCGGATAATGACCTTCCAATCTGGCTGGCAGCTCAGAATGCAGTTTCTCGTTACGAAGGAATTCTTTCTTCCACCGGACCTCGTGGAAGACTCTTAAGGAGGCTGCTTACATGGATAGGGCTTCTTCCTCCTATGCCAGAACAGCCATTCAAGCTTACTGATGACAGTAAAGGTTTTGAACCTTATTTAAGGTTTGACCATTCTAGTTCTCCTTTCTAGTTTTTGCTCCAATTTCGTTACataagaaagaaatttcaagTTAACTAGCCATGGTAGAATGACTGATAGCTTACTAgcttatttattttgttttgatttatttatttgccTTTTTGGCAATGTTGCTTAAAGTGCTTGTTGACAATGTGCTCATGGCCTGTTTCTAGTCAGATTTTATCACCTTCTTTTAGAACTTGGTCTCATTATGACATAAAaggaaattttataatattcaacaatttctctctttctctctctctctctctctctctctctaacttTTAGCCTAATATTCAACCACTTAAAGAGGTGGATTCTCCTGTAATGACTACCCTCCAAATTCTCTTTACTTTTA
This region includes:
- the LOC120085822 gene encoding uncharacterized protein LOC120085822 isoform X1, which produces MLSLQLPTGLRSSSRFFSPIPQARRQCLPLPSSPSLTGFPDMSTQPLESIAAEASTFNQWQNNNGNVADDDHQDKDISRIPVPRHKHIPVSKAQLLDAIVSTFFNSNHGDDHHDAQHFLLISSCLDSILHAEHKKTLEEMRNDYSLTQSMENEDASGEVSTNTDGQLVSNETEESITAKDAITGIESMEDLVQKIGVSSSMPFGYSLDFRNLLSSPKRGINSYINRESSVAVATRFQRSFMKLLKNAQFEELSAMDLVLTSALNTDYLLTLPIYVDWKRASESNAIIFRRGYATERQRGLLIVDKLDYIQSRLLRGLFSIISKPLGRLGTWFAEVVLGAPQMQEIQERVKRLRLWVRELPISQQLFRYDEDGSDDLLRDNQISDNDLPIWLAAQNAVSRYEGILSSTGPRGRLLRRLLTWIGLLPPMPEQPFKLTDDSKGFEPYLRPIFISRISLSDIWRPAMKSCGSDIWKRLKTSISILLSQSVLQEPAFQELILLYTKDGGNSGDKTEVPLLQLKIYEKIPIPDLPVIFPDKKLSFRIIDALRLDAATILGLLAFFINYKFENVLSSPSAIVLDVVAFSALVIYITRVVLGYKQTWDRYQLLVNRTLYEKTIASGFGSVHFLLDASEQQQYKEAILAYAILLKEENGEARCGKSIGDKCERFLYEVLKVKVEMAIDNAIETLSRLGLVTQTEAEADGRIRVQAVGCGKAYEALRQYWNTLLASTLSCN
- the LOC120085822 gene encoding uncharacterized protein LOC120085822 isoform X2, with amino-acid sequence MLSLQLPTGLRSSSRFFSPIPQARRQCLPLPSSPSLTGFPDMSTQPLESIAAEASTFNQWQNNNGNVADDDHQDKDISRIPVPRHKHIPVSKAQLLDAIVSTFFNSNHGDDHHDAQHFLLISSCLDSILHAEHKKTLEEMRNDYSLTQSMENEDASGEVSTNTDGQLVSNETEESITAKDAITGIESMEDLVQKIGVSSSMPFGYSLDFRNLLSSPKRGINSYINRESSVAVATRFQRSFMKLLKNAQFEELSAMDLVLTSALNTDYLLTLPIYVDWKRASESNAIIFRRGYATERQRGLLIVDKLDYIQSRLLRGLFSIISKPLGRLGTWFAEVVLGAPQMQEIQERVKRLRLWVRELPISQQLFRYDEDGSDDLLRDNQISDNDLPIWLAAQNAVSRYEGILSSTGPRGRLLRRLLTWIGLLPPMPEQPFKLTDDSKGFEPYLRPIFISRISLSDIWRPAMKSCGSDIWKRLKTSISILLSQSVLQEPAFQELILLYTKDGGNSGDKTEVPLLQLKIYEKIPIPDLPVIFPDKKLSFRIIDALRLDAATILGLLAFFINYKFENVLSSPSAIVLDVVAFSALVIYITRVVLGYKQTWDRTLYEKTIASGFGSVHFLLDASEQQQYKEAILAYAILLKEENGEARCGKSIGDKCERFLYEVLKVKVEMAIDNAIETLSRLGLVTQTEAEADGRIRVQAVGCGKAYEALRQYWNTLLASTLSCN